Sequence from the Actinocatenispora sera genome:
ACCTACAACCGGGACAGCAAGATCGTGCTGGTCCGGAACAAGTACTGGGACCCCAAGTCCGACCCGATCCGGCACGACTACCCGGACAAGTTCGAGGTCGACATGGGCACGGACAACCCGGCCCAGACGAACCGCATGATCGCCGACAACGGCAAGGACCAGTACGGCATCATGCAGAAGAACGTCGATCCCTCGCTGGTGCGGAAGGTGAGCGGCGACGCGACGCTGCAGAAGCGCCTGCTCAAGGGCTACACCCAGTACGTCTGGTACCTGGCGATCAACAACCAGCGGATCACCGACGTGAACGTGCGCCGGGCGCTCAACTACGCGATGGACAAGAAGTCGTTCATCCAGGTTCTTGGTGGCCCCAACGTCGCCGAGGCGGCCGGATCGCTGGAGTCGCCGACGACGACCGGTTACCAGAAGTACAACGCCTACCCGTACAACGTGGACAAGGCGAAGAAGCTGCTGAACGGCAAGCACCCGAAGCTGGTGTACGCGTACGGCAACAGCGTGAACGGCCAGAAGGAAGCGACGAACATCAAGTCCAGCCTGGAGAAGGCGGGCTTCCAGATCGTGCTGAAGCCGATCGACCCGGCGAGCTACTACACCGAGATCGGTCGTAAGGCCAACAAGTACGACCTCTACCTCGCGGGTTGGGGTTCGGACTGGCCGAGCGGTTCGACGATCATTCCGCCGGTGTTCGACGGTCGGAACATCCAGGCCCAGGGCAACTCGACGTACCCGTACTTCAACAACGCCGACGTGAACAAGAAGATCGACGAGATCAACGATCTTTCGCCGGAGAAGTCGGCGCCGAAGTGGGCGGAGCTGGACAAGGAGATCATGACCAAGTACGCCCCGGTCGTGCCGGTCTGGTACGACAAGGAGTACACGCTGACCGGTA
This genomic interval carries:
- a CDS encoding ABC transporter substrate-binding protein produces the protein MRPRVALAAAGALAVVAALGACSKNTGSTGGSNDDVKAQQGGIGTAADSKGPAAPVSGAKKGGTIYLVQKDDFEHLDPQRIYVNNAQVFAKLFSRQLTGYIDDPKTGKSMLVGDLATDTGKDVSGGKCTTWQFTLKDGLKYQDGSPITAADVAYGVARSFSPNLADGPHYIQQWLADSIDYNKTYKGPYDGGAAMPPGVKVDGNKITFDFKKAHCDMPYAAAWGTTAPLPKSQDTKTKLDSKPFSSGPYQFDTYNRDSKIVLVRNKYWDPKSDPIRHDYPDKFEVDMGTDNPAQTNRMIADNGKDQYGIMQKNVDPSLVRKVSGDATLQKRLLKGYTQYVWYLAINNQRITDVNVRRALNYAMDKKSFIQVLGGPNVAEAAGSLESPTTTGYQKYNAYPYNVDKAKKLLNGKHPKLVYAYGNSVNGQKEATNIKSSLEKAGFQIVLKPIDPASYYTEIGRKANKYDLYLAGWGSDWPSGSTIIPPVFDGRNIQAQGNSTYPYFNNADVNKKIDEINDLSPEKSAPKWAELDKEIMTKYAPVVPVWYDKEYTLTGSKVGGCVLGNSSGWPELTGVFAK